CGGGGGGCAGGGTGGCAGGGGGCAGGGTGGCAGGGGGCAGGGTGTTGGGGGTCAGGGTGGCGGGGGTCAGGGTGGCAGGGGGTAGGGTGGCAGGGGTCAGGGTGGCAGGGGGCAGGGTGGCTGCACACTCCAGGGCCTGCTCCCTGGCTGTGTCTTTTCTCGAGACCGGGCCCTCCTGCTGGCCCAGCCAAGGCTCTCTCTGTCCACTCTGCAGTCTGGGCTAGGCCTGCCCCACTCCCTCCATCCTGTCCGCTGCCCGGCCCAAGCCTGGCCCCCCACCCTTCACCCCTCCCAGGCCTTTCCCTGCTCAATCTCCTGCACACACGCTTCTTTCCATTTGGGCATCTCTTGGGAGGACCCCAAGTGACACTGTCCTGTCCCAAAAACTTCAGCAAGTGATAAAGATTCAAGCAGCTGTTTCAGGAAGGAGAATTAAGGCAAGCCTGAGCACTCAGggctcctccacctcccagaaaaAGCGTCATCTACAAATTCACCGTGGACTGAGTCAAGAAGGTTGCAGTGCAGGCGCGACCGATGGATAAGCCAGACGCCTACCTGAGGGCGCTGCACGGTGCAGGGCGAGGACCAGGACCAGGCCCTGGAGCAGCGGGATGCAGCCTGCCATTCCCACCCGGAGCACTGGGGTAGGGCTGCAAACAGCCAAAGTCCAGGCTGGGGGAGGTGCCCACAGCAGGAGCCTCCGGGCATGACCTGCACAGCTGGGTGCTCTCCTCCTGCAGTTTTCTGTTTGAGGCCAGGCAGAGAAATGAACGGTGGAGGCTCAGAGGGCCTTGGGAAATATTTAGGGAGACAGCAGAGGGTAAAGGCAGCAGGTGCAAGGTGGAAGGTGGCACCCATGCCCTGTGTGATGAATTGGGGTGACACAGGCACGGCCCCAGCCTGGGGACATGGCAGTGGGCAGGACAGACAAAGCCACATGCAGCTTACGTTCTAGGTGTGTGTGGAATAcacaggaaagaaggagggaaagaggaaggagggagggccgaaggaaggaggaaggggagaagagggagggaaggagggaggagggggaaagtGGGGAAGGGCCAAATGGTGTCTGTCACAACAGCTCAGCACCATTGTAGCAGAAGCAGGACACACAATCATGAATGAACACttggctgtgtgccaataaagctttatttataaaaaccagTGAGGGGCCAGATTTGGCTCCAGGGCTGTAGTTTGCTGATTTCAGAAGCAGACCCTTtgtattagtcccttctcacactgctatgaagaaatacccaagactgggtaatttataaataaaagaggtttagttgactcccAGTTCCGCctggatggggaggcctcaggaaatttacaatcatggcaaagggcacctcttcacagggtggcagcaAAGAGAATGAGTGcaaacttataaaaccatcagatctcatgagaactcactcactatcacaacaaCAGCATGGCGGAAACCACCCCCaggattcagttacctcccactgggtccctcctgtgacatgtggggattatgggaattacaattcaagatgagatttgggtggggacacagccaaaccacatcagccCTTAAAGCCCGAGGTAAGAACCtggtgtttccccatgttgaccaggatggtctcgatctcttgacctcgtgatccaccagcctcggcctcccaaagtgctaggattacaggcgtgagccactgtgcccggcttctaGAACCTGGTGTTTCATTTGCACCATGTTAGGAAGATATTGAAGGGAACAGGAATTGACATGGGAAGATTTGTGCTCTGAAGGGATCACCatggctgctgtgtggagaacGGAACATTCCAGAGAAGTCAAAAGGGAAGCTGCTGGCACGTCCAGGAGGGGGTGAGGGTGCGGCCAGGCAGCAGGAAGCATGTCTGTGGTCTGGGTGCCTTGCGAAGGTAAAGCTGATGGGATTCGTGACAAATTGGGTCGGGCAGCACGGCTTCAAGGTTTGGGCTGAGCGATTGGCAGGGTGGCAGTGCATGGGCTGAGGTGGCCAGGCTCCCAGATGGCAGAGGGAAGCGAGGTTTGGAGAATTCGAGGTGTCCCTGAGAAGTCTAGGTGGAAACAGGGCTGGGAATCAGAGAAGCCGGACTCTCAGTGGAGATTCAGGTGGTAACAGATGAAATGACAGCACTGTCAGTATATGGATTTTGTTTGATTGAATGATACTCAAAAGTGGCAAAACTTAAAGgattctttataaaattttgttaaagtGGGAACAGAAGAAAACTAAGAAGCTAACAGCCTTTGAGTAAGAGGGTGCCAGTGAATACACCAACGCTGTGAAGTTTGCTTTAAAAAgctgggaaaagaaaacaaattaaagttTATCTTTAGCGAGTGAGCTGAAATAATTCAAAGCCAGAAGTTGATAGTTGATTGTATAGATCTTGGGTGAATTGCACCAGCctggtaatctttttttttttttttttttttttttttttttttttttgagatggagtttcgctcttgttacccaggctggagtgcaatggcgcgatctcggctcaccgcaacctccgcctcctgggttcaggcaattctcctgcctcagcctcctgagtagctgggattataggcacacgccaccatgcccagctaattttttgtatttttggtagagacggggtttcaccatgttgaccaggatggtcttgatctcttgacctcgtgatctacccgcctcggcctcccaaagtgctgggattacaggcttgagcctccgcgcccggcccagcctggTAATCTTTACGTGGCTTTCTCTTAAGAAAAGGTGCCCTTTTTTTGTGAAAATATATTCCCACTTGGAAatttatgtactttaaaaatacttctgctggataatttaaaaaccataaatATCTGCTTAAAAATGGAAAGGCAGACAGGGGACATGCACATttgatcaataaatgttaattaagcaCGTCCCATGTGCCGGTCATGGGTGACTGAGCGACAAGCTCTTCCCTCATGGACCATCTTAGTCCACTGGAGCTGCTCTAACAAACACCTCAGAGTGGGTAATttacaataaacaaaaacttattgctcacagttctggaggctgggaagtccaagatcaggcgCCAGTAAATTCAGGGTCTGGTGACAGCCCATGATGCATAGACGGGTCCTTGGTTGGTGGAAGGAGGAATGTGTGCTCCCTGGGGCCTCTTTTGGAAGGGCAGTCTTCTATCCACGAGGGCAGAGTGCCCCCCAGAGGGCCCACCTCCTCGTGCTATTGCACAGTGGGTTaggtttcaacatgagttttgcggggtgatatggtttggctctgtgccccccctgcaaatctcaccttgaattgtcaTAATTTCCACAGGGCAGacccaggtggaggtaactgaatcatggggtggtttcctccatgctggtCTCATGCTAGTGCAttctcacgagagctgatggttCTCTGAGGGGTTTCCCCCTTCAAGGgcactcattttctctcctgctacctagtgaagaggtgccttccgcCGTGATcctaagtttcctggggcctccccagacatgtggaactgtgagttaattaagcctctttcctttataaattacccagtctcaggtatttcttcatagtgctgtgagaacagactaaaacaggaagaaaccAACATTGAGGCCACAGCTATGACTGACCATGCTGTACGTGGACTGACTGTGCTGTACGTGGATTGATCATGCTATGTGTGGACTGATCGTGCTGTACGTGGACCGACCGTGCTGCGTGTGGACCGACCGTGCTGCGTGTGGACCGACCGTGCTGCGTGTGGACCGACTGTGCTGCGTGTGGACCGGCCGTGCTGCGTGTGGACTGACCGTGCTGCGTGTGGACTGACCGTGCTGCGTGTGGACTGATCGTGCTGCATGTGGACTGACCGTGCTGCGTGTGGGCCGTGTGGACTGACCGTGCTGCGCGTGGACCGACCGTGCTGCACGTGGGCCGACCGTGCTGCGCGTGGACCGACCGTGCTGCGCGTGGGCCGACCGTGCTGCGCGTGGGCCGACCGTGCTGCGCGTGGGCCGACCGTGCTGCGCGTGGACTGACCGTGCTGCGCGTGGGCCGACCGTGCTGCGCGTGGACCGACCGTGCTGCGTGTGGGCCGTGTGGACTGACTGTGCTGCGTGTGGACTGATCGTGCTGTACGTGGACTGACTGTGCTGCGTGTGGACCGACCGTGCTGCGTGTGGACCGACTGTGCTGCGTGTGGACCGACCGTGCTGCATGTGGACCGACTGTGCTGCGTGTGGACCGACCGTGCTGCGTGTGGACTGACCGTGCTGTACGTGGtgatttaattttctcatctgtcttCTCTAAGATACCACCACCAATTCTACAACAATAAATTGTTCAAACATCAAGATTGGCCTCGCTCTACTCCATCAGCTCGCGTATGAATAATCATCCCTCTCACCCTCTTCTGTtctgaaaaacaaaccaaaccaccTCAGGGGACTTTCTCCATTGACTGGTTTACTTTCCTTCTGTATACCTGAGGGGGATCTTCCTTCCTTTGGGGTCTTTGTCATGTCCTTCAGATGCTGGGGTGTCCTCTGTGGGGGTCCCCAGCTAAATCACTGACCCCACAACTTGGTGTGGAACCTGAAATGAGCAGGCTATGGAGAACCTGCTCCCTGAATGCTTAGATCTTGCCACGGTCCCTGTTTAATCAGCACGTTCAGTGAACCCCAGGACCTAGGTTTCAGGGTTCAGCATCCCTGAATTGGGCTGCTCCTCACAGCAGTTGTGCTCCAATGTCAGCTTGGACAAGGTCAAGTTCCTCCTGAAGGGTTTGTACTTTATGGTGCCCCCTGGGGGCGCTGCCACTTtggcatctctttaaaaaatgacagtgaCGGTGGGTTTCACTTGTAAATTTTCCCCCAGAGGTCTCTCTGGACCCCACTCAACTTTTGATTTCCAGAaatgggagttcaaggctggggTTTGCCTCTGGGGCCCTGAAGACCATGTTGCTGCCTAGGAAATCCTGCCTGACACCGTGTGGCTCCCGGGCAGAAGGCTTTTCTCCAGGGCGGGCCAGGGTGGACCCACAGCCGGCTCCACAGGGAAGGCCGCCAGGAACGCCTCCCGCCCGCCCTCCTCAGCCCGTTTCTAGGAAGTCAAACGCCCGTCCACTTCGATCTTCCCGAACCTTGCAACATCTGTTTACCAACGGTTTTGCCCAGCTTACGACTTTTTTTGGGAGTTTCTGCACTAGCACTGTTGAACTTTGCCCGGGGACATTACACAGGACGCAAACGGTAAGGGACGTTTGGGAGGCACGCGCAGGCCTCGTCTGGAGGCTTTTCTGTTTACTGAAAGTTCATTTGGTTTTCAAGGCATTTAACTTGAGGCCTGGGGACAGTCCAGATTGCAGCAGGCGAGGACTCAACATCGCACccgaggagaggaggaggagccctCGGAAGCCTCTCTGGccatgccaccaccaccaccactcagTTCCTGAGGCGCTCCGGAAGCTTCCAGAAGCTCCTGGCCAGTTTCACCCCAGAGACTGATTTTGGTGGTGGGCTGTGGCCTGGATGCAGGCATACTAGAGCCCCCAGGGGGTCCTTCAGGTGGCGAGGGTGGGGCCCACTGCGCGGGGTCCTGGTCGCCACCTGGTGAGCAGCTCACCCTCCTGGGGGATGCCCGTGCGCCCCCACCATGCAAGCCCGACGTGGGGTGGGGCCTGGCGTGGTGCAGTTGAAGGGCACCTGGTTGTTCAGGTCAATGTGAAGGGTCCATGCCAATGAGAAGCTTTCTGGACATTTCCCTACCAGGGAGTCTGCGGTCACCAGGGACGTGTGTAATTCCAGGGGGAACAAGAAAGATCAGGCCAGGTGAGAGGTCATGGGGCGGCCGGGCCAGTGTGTGGGGCCCTCCGGACCCCACAGGGCCCGCACAGGCTCCCGCCTGCCTCTGAGCGTGACCCAGACACAGGATGGCATGCGGGGACAAGAACAGCCAGGGCCACCACAGCACAGCATCCTCCCTGTCCCCACAGACGAGAACGTTCCCTGGAGAAATCTCCAGGCTGGCTGGGAAGGGCGGGAGCTGGTGTTGCAGACAGACACTTCGTCTTCCCACCTCGACAGGGTGGGAGAAGCCAGGGCGAGGCGGCAATGGAGAGACAGACCAGGCCTTGAGTGGGATCTCACTTTAATGGAGAGGACGTGTTGACGCCCAGGACGTGGCTCTCGGCCTTGGCCACGCCCCTGGTTTTCATGGACCTGTCGATCCACTTGAGGAAGCCGGAGACCTTCGTGTAGATCCCATACTTCCCCTTCCGGGCACAGCCCTCTCCCCAGCTGACGATGCCTGTCACGAAGTAGGTGTCCTTGAAGCGGGTGACGTGGGGGCCCCCGCTGTCCCCCTGGCAGGCGTCCTCCTGCCTGGCTTCGTAGCCGGCACAGAACATGTTCTGGGTGATGGTGAAGCTGCTGGAGAGCTTGCAGGTGTTGCGGTCCACGTAGGGAACCTCCAGGATTTTGAGTGTGGTGGACTGCCGGCCCTTCTCGTGGGTGCGCCCGAAGCCACTCACGATCCCCGTCTTCTGTGTCATCAGCGTGGACTCGGCCCAGTCCCGCGCCGGGAGGCAGGCGGGCGCCACGTTCATTCGGAAGGTGATGGGCGTCTTCAGCCGGAGCACGGTGATGTCGAAGTCGTAGGTCTCTATCGAGAACCGGTTGTGCTTGATGATCACCTCCACCTCGTGCACGGTCTCGCCGCCCTCCTCCAGCTCTGTGTTCCGGTCCCCTGGGAAGACGGGCAGGACACGCTCAGCTCAGCCCGGATGTGCCTCTGCACATCCGCTGCTTTTCAAGGAAGCTAcgtttttttctgattaaaaatggcACGTGGTCACTTTGGAAAATTTAAACAAGATAGGAAAGTgcaaaaacagcaaataaaaaccACCTTCCGCCTCACTACCAGGGACCCACTGGTCACGTCTCACAGTTTGCTTGTTCGGACGGCCGCCCCTCTGTGTCCATTGACTGGTGCATCCTCAGTGCCAGTCATGGGCACCAACCAGGTGTCCCAGGGCCAAAGGCTTGGAATCCCAGACCCAGGCTGTGCGGTGTGGCTGCCGGCCGAGAGTGAGTGTAAAATAGAGTcttagaatgaaagaaaatgtgcagAATGTCTTATTACACCTTTCACATGCATACACACggaaaaaataagattttcaacATGCTGAGTTACATAAGATATATTAGGAAAATCTGACATATATATATCAGATGATAAAATctgatacacaaacacacacatatatatttgttttgttttgttttttgagacagttttgctttgttgcccaggctggagtgcagtggcatgatcttggctcaccgaaacctccacctcctgggttcacgtggttctcctgcctcagcctcttgagtagctgagattacgggtgcccgccaccacgcctggttaatttttgtattttttagtagagatagggtttcgccatgttggccagcctggtctcgaactcctgaccttgcctcaacctcccaaagtgctgagattacaggcatgagccactgtgcccggcctgtttttgtattttatgatgTGTAATAGAACACTTAATGTTACAAAAGTATCAATTTACATATATTGCTTGCATCTGTGGCTTGTGTTAGGTTTGCACTGAACAGCTCTAGGGTCTAGAGGACGAAGACAGATGTGAGTGAAACAATTCCACACGCACAGAAACAGAAGAGACAGAGGTACTTGGTGGCCAGAGTATGTTGAACAGAGAGGGAGGTCTGGAAGGCTCCCAGGAAAACACACTGAAACACAGAACATTAGTTGGGCACAGAGGCCCAGAGACCTGGGACCCAGAGACTCGAAGACCCGAGACCTGGACACCCAGGGGGAAAGAGCTGGGCTgggtcccctccccctccccattctcctccctcttccccttcctctgctTCTTCTGTGAAACGCCCCTAACCCCACAAATAGGATTTCAGGATTTTAACTAGTGCTCCCAGGAAATTCTATCAGCTCTAGTGGTCTCTGTGAAGCAGACAGTGACTGTGCCCCCCTCCACGGCCCTGGGTGCTGTTGGGTGTCACTTACCTACCCTCACCTTGAATCTCTTGGCTTGGTGGAGACAGTGGGCCGCAGTGAGGACGTAGAACTCGCTCAGAATGGTGCCACCACAGAACCCCTCGTTTTCCTCGTTGATGAGCAGAGCCTGTGACAGACGTGACAGGCTCAGTGTGGCTGGCCAGGGCGGACAGGTGGTGCCCAACGGAGAGGCCAGCTCTTCAGGTGGCACTGCCCGGCCCTCCCCGTGCCAGCCCGGCCTCTCTGGTCTCTTGCTGTCCACCCGAGGACAGCTCCTTGTCCGTCTCTTTTCTCCACCTGTGCTGCACACTCACGGATGCAGAgaatcatcttttctttcctccagacCCATCACAGCATTCTCTAAAGTCTCACGCACAGAGTGCATCTGTCCGTGCTTTGGAGAAGACGCTCGCTGGGGGAGCAGCCTGTTCCACCTTCGTGGCAGCATTTCCACCTGGGACCGGGAGTCTGTGCAGAAACGTCTGCCCGGGCCGGTGTGTCTGCCTGGGGCCCCCACGGTTCAGCAGAGCGAGCCCGTCCCCCACGGGGCACGGACGCCTCCACCCCAGGTGGCTTCCTGGGGATCCCTGTGGCAGCTCCTGTGAGGGGTCCCCCGGGACCGAGCACTGACCGGGGTGCCCCACGCTATCCTCAGGGAGCTGGACTTACATGTCTGGAGCCTGGGATATTCTGGCTTTCTTTTCTCCGGGGAGTTTCCTGTCTTTCGATAGGGGCTGGGTGCATGTGACGGCCAGTGAGACTAGTGACAACACCCAGTcttaaaagatttcttaaaatgttcatGGCTAGAAAAGGGGTCATGTTTTTGCCTCTTTTTTGCATAATTTATCAACTCATTATCCAGCTGACGTGAGGGGAAGTCAGGCTTTCTAAGAAATGAACACCAACCGTTCTTCCTAAAGGTGCAGGTGAGGCCACTTGCCAAGACTCGAACCAGGAGACGAGAATCTCAAACCTCAACAGACCCAGCAGGGGCCCTCTGAGGAGCCCTCCAGGGTGCTCCGTCCTGCCGGCTGCCCGGGACCCCCTCCAAAACCCCGCCTGGGGCTCCAAGTCCAGCTCCCAGCCCCACAGGAGGCTTTTCCTGCTCATCCCAATGGGCCTCAGTGGGGTCTCCTGTATCCCAGTTCTTGCCTGAGACACACAGTGCCTGGGATTGGGAGGATTTGGGTCTCAGCTCCCTAACTAGGTTTAGACTTCTGTGTGTTAGAAGAGGGGTTTGCAGTTTCATATCCCACCTACACAGcacccagctcagtgcctggcacgtagAAAGCCCTCAACAAACATGTCACACGGATGAGGGGTCAGAGCTGCTTCACCGCTTCCCTCTGGCTCAGCTCTTTATAATTAGACAGAGGCTCCCCACCACATGGCCTGGGGTGGAGGAAGCCTTGGAGGGATTCCTGAGGGTACTGGCGGCTCTGAAGTTCTTGCTTTGGGAGCGGACATTCTGGCTTTGGGCACTGAAAATTCAAGTCCAAGTGAGGACTGCAGAGAAGATACAGGATGCCCATGGCATGGTTTGGCGGcatccccacccaagtctcatcttgaactgtggcTCCCATATTTCCcgtgtgttgtaggagggacccggtgggaggtaactgaatcacagggcAGTTTCTTCATACTGTTCTCGGGGTAGGgaataaatctcacgagatctgatggttttataagggaaaacccTTCTTActtgattctcattctctcttgctgccaccatgtaggACGTGCCTTTCCCCTTCTGCCAGAATTGGGAGGCCTCctcagccaggtggaactgtgagcccattaaacccccttttctttataaattagtctcagatacgtctttatcagcagtgtgaaaactgatTAATACCTTCAGTTAGATTTGAATCAGATaaacagaaaatactttttagCATATGTATGCTTCATGCAATACTTGAAACATACTTACCCCAAACATATTTCTTGTTTATgtgaaattgaaatttaattgaaagtcctgtgtttttatttgtttaatctgGCAGCATTAGCCCAAATCAACAATCCAAGATTAGGCCCTGGTATGgaggctcaaacctgtaattccagcactttgggaggctgaggagggtggatcacatgaggccaggaatttgagaccagcctggccaacatggtgaaacccctgtctctattaaaaataaaaaaaatagctgggcgtgggggtgggcgcctgtaatcccagctacttgggaggctgaggcacgagaatcacttgaacccaggaggtggaagttgcagtgagctgagactgcaccactgcactccagcctgggtgacagagcaatgtACTGTGtcttaataaagaaaacattaaagagtGATTTTCTTTCTACCTTTGAAAATAAGTAGATGTGTTTTTCTCCAAGGTACCCTCTGTTTCCATAGGACTTAGGTGTTTgggtaaaaaatatttctgaaattaaaaatgaagtgagGACATGGAATCTTCCTGCCTCCATCGAACAGTAGAGCGAACGGAGGCCTCACCCACCCCCTCGCCCTCCTCCTGCCCGCTTGGGCCCTGCAGCTTGGGTGGCTCCCGGGCTTCAGCCCTGTCTCCTTCTGGTGCAGGGAGGTTTGAGGGCACTTGAGGGCATGGCTGcgccttctccttcttttctctttcacagGACAGCGTCCTGGACACGCCACACGCAGCCACAGAAGCTCTTGGTGGGATGCGGGTGAGGGGGCGTGGACTGGGCCCAGCCTCTCCCTCAGCCCTGGCTGCTCCCTGCGGAGCTCACAGCCTTCTCAGCTGCCGGGAGGGAGGGACAGGCAGGGGGGCTTGGGTGGCAGAGCCCCTCTGTCCCAGTGCGGACTGGTGCCTTCCCGGATTGCTACTCCCCGAGGTACGCAGCGGGTCGGGTGGTCCGGCCAGCAGGCCCGAGGGGCTGTCCCCACTGTTACCTGCCAGGGACACTCCCCATCCTTGCATTCCCGGCCACCCACGATCCTGACGACGTCGTTGTCCTCCCCCTCGGGCTGCGTCTGGTTGAAGCCCAGCAGGTCGAAGGGGTTCTCGGTGGGGTCCAGGTCGCTCGTGTTGTGCGGTGGCGAGGTGATGCTGTCGGGGGTTTCCCCGCTGCTGTTGGTGGCCTGGGCCACTGACCTCTTCCTGCGTTCCAAGGTAAGTTTCCCACAGGGGTAGGGCACTGAAAGAAAGGACAATCCGGGCCTTCAGCACAGCGAGAGGCTCCCCACACCTGCAAGGCTCACCTGTGGGGGAAGAGTCACACAGCCGGAGCAGCAGAGCGGCACCGGGAGGGGCGGGGGCTCTGCGGGGAGCCCCAGGTCGGTAGGGGTGGGTCTGCAGGGGAGTGCCGCTGTCCGGCACTGGCTCCCCCTCAAGTGACAGCGGTGAACACTGGACCCCAGGCAGCAGCCCAGGCAGCAAGGGGAGTGTGGGCGTCTGCGATTTGCCTGGAAATGCACAAGCCAAGAAAGCCTGGTGTGCGGATGGACAGAGGGCGGACGGGCCGGGCTACCCGGGATGAATGCATTAGCATGTGTATGCTTCATGCAATACTGGAAACATACTTACCCTAAAAGTATTTCTTGTGTATgtgaaattgaaatttaattgagtcttgtgtttttatttgtttaatctgGCAGCATTAGTCCAAATCAACAACCCAAGATTAGGCCCTAAGGTGCTACCTATTTCCATAGGACTTAGGTGTTTGGGTAAAAATATTTCCCATATTTTTGGACAAGGGTGCCGATGGGAGAACCCAGGCGCTGGGCGTGCGTGGCTCCCTGTGAACTTCTATCCGGTGTGCtgtgtgtttgaaaattttcctaacgaaacactgcagaaaaaagttttcaggcagaaggaacactGCACGAAAACAACCAGAGGCACAGAAGGGAGCACACAGCTCCCGGGAGGCCAGGCCGAGAGACGGCCGGAGCTTCCTATTGTACAACAGCTGACCGGGGGCAGGGCCAAGCGAACCGGTGAGACAAGTGGAGAGAGGCAGGGgtgtggggagcaggggaggaaggcaggggtgtggggagcaggggaagaaggcaggggtgtggggagcaggggaggaaggcaggggtgtggggagcaggggaggaaggtaggggtgtggggagcaggggaggaaggcaggggtgtggggagcaggggaggaaggcaggggtgtggggagcaggggaggaaggtaggggtgtggggagcaggggaggaaggcaggggtgtggggagcaggggaggagaggagatggAGGAAATGGATGGCAGGGGCACCGCTCAGCTGTTTATTTGCTGTGCTCCTGCAGGGTCTGAGGGGGCTCTGGCGAATTCGCCAGCTGCAGGTGCCGTCACCCCCAATCCCCTGCAGGCCTCAACTCTGCCCATGTGTGCAATCACTATCCTTACAAGTTCTGAGTTCATCCATTAGGTGGAACTgaacttttgggtttttt
This window of the Saimiri boliviensis isolate mSaiBol1 chromosome 16, mSaiBol1.pri, whole genome shotgun sequence genome carries:
- the F10 gene encoding coagulation factor X, with the translated sequence MGRPLHLVLLSASLAGLLLPGGSLFIRREQASAVLARVRRANSILEELKKGNLERECLEETCSYEEAREVFEDGAQTNEFWNKYKDGDQCEGDPCQNQGKCRDGLGQYTCTCLEGFEGKNCELFTRKLCSLDNGDCDQFCHEEQNSVVCSCASGYILADDDKACIPTVPYPCGKLTLERRKRSVAQATNSSGETPDSITSPPHNTSDLDPTENPFDLLGFNQTQPEGEDNDVVRIVGGRECKDGECPWQALLINEENEGFCGGTILSEFYVLTAAHCLHQAKRFKVRVGDRNTELEEGGETVHEVEVIIKHNRFSIETYDFDITVLRLKTPITFRMNVAPACLPARDWAESTLMTQKTGIVSGFGRTHEKGRQSTTLKILEVPYVDRNTCKLSSSFTITQNMFCAGYEARQEDACQGDSGGPHVTRFKDTYFVTGIVSWGEGCARKGKYGIYTKVSGFLKWIDRSMKTRGVAKAESHVLGVNTSSPLK